Genomic DNA from Deinococcota bacterium:
AAGGCCATTTCTCTCCGGCTTCCGACTGCTGGAACCAGGCACCGCCAGCCCTTTCACCACAAGGCCTAGAGCCTGCCCAGGAGGCAAAGATGACAGAACGCTCGAGCAACCCGTCGAGCTGCCAGTCGAGCTATAAGGAGGCCGGCGTCGACATCGCGGCCGGCGAGCGCGCCGTCGAGCTGATCGCCGGAGCGGTCAGGAGCACCTACGGCGAGGCGGTGCTGTCGGGCATCGGGGCCTTCGGCGGGCTTTTCGACCTGAGCCGCTCCGAGCGGGCGGGCCGGGCCGGCCCGGTGCTCGTCGCCTCGACCGACTCCGTCGGCACCAAGACGCGGCTGGCCGCGGCCCTGGGGCGCTTCGACACCATCGGCCACGACATCGTCAACCACTGCCTCAACGACATCTTGGTGCAGGGGGCCACGCCGCTCTTCTTTCTCGACTACTTCGCGGCGGGTGCGCTCGAGCCCGAGC
This window encodes:
- a CDS encoding AIR synthase related protein, with amino-acid sequence MTERSSNPSSCQSSYKEAGVDIAAGERAVELIAGAVRSTYGEAVLSGIGAFGGLFDLSRSERAGRAGPVLVASTDSVGTKTRLAAALGRFDTIGHDIVNHCLNDILVQGATPLFFLDYFAAGALEPE